A single genomic interval of Xiphophorus couchianus chromosome 2, X_couchianus-1.0, whole genome shotgun sequence harbors:
- the LOC114156786 gene encoding NAD-dependent protein deacetylase sirtuin-3 isoform X1, whose protein sequence is MNRSRSSRNRKVPQPPDTRLTRSSSSQTRHPEPAELQDSWQGPCGKQRRKQPDSALAQDLSLISVSRLDSTSKGTMSTAGSIPMQACPSSESTSDQIVPSSFPVKSSSRSGLLSVARLVKLGRCKNILVVVGAGISTPSGIPDFRTPGTGLYANLEKYNLPYPEAIFNIDYFSNDPQPFFSLAKALYPGCHRPNYIHYFIRMLHHKGLLLRLYTQNIDGLENVCGIPEDKLVEAHGSFATASCHLCYTPYPAEEAKVAIMTDNIPTCSFCAATVKPDVVFFGEDLPQKYFLHTKDFPKADLLIIMGTSLKIEPFASLVNTVRSTVPRLLLNRHAVGPFERVPLRRGDHMELGDLADSVRRFAEILGWSGEIEEMMRTQEKLMKSFLQGIPPVVTHGSSSSSETEDMKTSRPRAEGSCSEDTDSETDSKSSASSRASK, encoded by the exons ATGAACAGGTCCAGGTCCAGTAGGAATAGAAAAGTTCCCCAGCCTCCAGACACCAGATTAACCCGCAGCTCCAGCTCCCAGACCAGGCATCCGGAACCTGCAGAACTCCAGGACTCATGGCAGGGTCCTTGTGGAAAGCAACGAAGGAAGCAGCCTGACTCGGCTCTCGCTCAGGACCTCAGCCTGATCAGTGTGAGCAGACTGGACTCTACAAG tAAAGGAACGATGTCCACAGCTGGCAGTATTCCCATGCAGGCCTGTCCGTCCTCTGAGTCCACATCTGATCAGATCGTTCCATCTTCATTCCCGGTGAAGTCCTCTTCCCGGAGCGGCCTGTTGTCGGTGGCTCGGCTTGTGAAACTGGGCCGTTGTAAGAACATACTGGTGGTGGTAGGAGCAGGAATCAGCACACCCAGCGGCATCCCAGACTTCCG GACTCCAGGAACAGGTCTCTACGCCAACCTGGAGAAGTACAACCTCCCTTACCCTGAGGCCATTTTCAACATCGACTACTTCTCCAACGACCCCCAGCCTTTCTTCTCCTTGGCCAAGGCTTTGTATCCTGGCTGCCACCGTCCCAACTACATCCACTACTTCATCCGCATGCTCCACCACAAAGGTCTGCTGCTCCGGCTATACACGCAGAACATCGATGGGCTGGAGAACG TGTGCGGCATCCCCGAAGACAAACTCGTGGAGGCCCACGGTAGTTTTGCCACAGCGTCCTGCCACCTGTGCTACACGCCGTATCCTGCCGAAGAGGCTAAA GTTGCTATAATGACTGACAACATCCCCACCTGCTCCTTCTGCGCCGCTACTGTCAAAcctgatgttgtgttttttggagAAGACCTcccacagaaatattttctccaCACGAAAGACTTCCCCAAAGCGGACCTTCTCATCATTATGGGGACTTCTTTAAAG atcGAGCCTTTTGCTAGCCTGGTGAATACGGTGCGCTCCACTGTGCCGCGTCTGCTCCTGAACCGGCATGCTGTGGGCCCCTTTGAGAGGGTGCCGCTCCGGAGAGGAGACCACATGGAGCTGGGGGATCTGGCAGACTCGGTCAGGAGGTTCGCAGAGATCCTTGGCTGGAGCGGAGAAATCGAAGAAATGATGAGGACTCAGGAAAAGTTG ATGAAGTCCTTCCTGCAGGGCATCCCTCCTGTGGTAACTCAtggatcatcatcatcatcagagaCTGAAGACATGAAGACATCCAGACCACGAGCTGAAGGAAGCTGCAGCGAGGACACCGACTCAGAAACGGACAGCAAAAGCTCTGCGTCTTCAAGAGCAAGCAAATAA
- the LOC114156786 gene encoding NAD-dependent protein deacetylase sirtuin-3 isoform X2, with amino-acid sequence MNRSRSSRNRKVPQPPDTRLTRSSSSQTRHPEPAELQDSWQGPCGKQRRKQPDSALAQDLSLISVSRLDSTSKGTMSTAGSIPMQACPSSESTSDQIVPSSFPVKSSSRSGLLSVARLVKLGRCKNILVVVGAGISTPSGIPDFRTPGTGLYANLEKYNLPYPEAIFNIDYFSNDPQPFFSLAKALYPGCHRPNYIHYFIRMLHHKGLLLRLYTQNIDGLENVCGIPEDKLVEAHGSFATASCHLCYTPYPAEEAKVAIMTDNIPTCSFCAATVKPDVVFFGEDLPQKYFLHTKDFPKADLLIIMGTSLKIEPFASLVNTVRSTVPRLLLNRHAVGPFERVPLRRGDHMELGDLADSVRRFAEILGWSGEIEEMMRTQEKLSFLQGIPPVVTHGSSSSSETEDMKTSRPRAEGSCSEDTDSETDSKSSASSRASK; translated from the exons ATGAACAGGTCCAGGTCCAGTAGGAATAGAAAAGTTCCCCAGCCTCCAGACACCAGATTAACCCGCAGCTCCAGCTCCCAGACCAGGCATCCGGAACCTGCAGAACTCCAGGACTCATGGCAGGGTCCTTGTGGAAAGCAACGAAGGAAGCAGCCTGACTCGGCTCTCGCTCAGGACCTCAGCCTGATCAGTGTGAGCAGACTGGACTCTACAAG tAAAGGAACGATGTCCACAGCTGGCAGTATTCCCATGCAGGCCTGTCCGTCCTCTGAGTCCACATCTGATCAGATCGTTCCATCTTCATTCCCGGTGAAGTCCTCTTCCCGGAGCGGCCTGTTGTCGGTGGCTCGGCTTGTGAAACTGGGCCGTTGTAAGAACATACTGGTGGTGGTAGGAGCAGGAATCAGCACACCCAGCGGCATCCCAGACTTCCG GACTCCAGGAACAGGTCTCTACGCCAACCTGGAGAAGTACAACCTCCCTTACCCTGAGGCCATTTTCAACATCGACTACTTCTCCAACGACCCCCAGCCTTTCTTCTCCTTGGCCAAGGCTTTGTATCCTGGCTGCCACCGTCCCAACTACATCCACTACTTCATCCGCATGCTCCACCACAAAGGTCTGCTGCTCCGGCTATACACGCAGAACATCGATGGGCTGGAGAACG TGTGCGGCATCCCCGAAGACAAACTCGTGGAGGCCCACGGTAGTTTTGCCACAGCGTCCTGCCACCTGTGCTACACGCCGTATCCTGCCGAAGAGGCTAAA GTTGCTATAATGACTGACAACATCCCCACCTGCTCCTTCTGCGCCGCTACTGTCAAAcctgatgttgtgttttttggagAAGACCTcccacagaaatattttctccaCACGAAAGACTTCCCCAAAGCGGACCTTCTCATCATTATGGGGACTTCTTTAAAG atcGAGCCTTTTGCTAGCCTGGTGAATACGGTGCGCTCCACTGTGCCGCGTCTGCTCCTGAACCGGCATGCTGTGGGCCCCTTTGAGAGGGTGCCGCTCCGGAGAGGAGACCACATGGAGCTGGGGGATCTGGCAGACTCGGTCAGGAGGTTCGCAGAGATCCTTGGCTGGAGCGGAGAAATCGAAGAAATGATGAGGACTCAGGAAAAGTTG TCCTTCCTGCAGGGCATCCCTCCTGTGGTAACTCAtggatcatcatcatcatcagagaCTGAAGACATGAAGACATCCAGACCACGAGCTGAAGGAAGCTGCAGCGAGGACACCGACTCAGAAACGGACAGCAAAAGCTCTGCGTCTTCAAGAGCAAGCAAATAA
- the LOC114156786 gene encoding NAD-dependent protein deacetylase sirtuin-3 isoform X3, with translation MNRSRSSRNRKVPQPPDTRLTRSSSSQTRHPEPAELQDSWQGPCGKQRRKQPDSALAQDLSLISVSRLDSTSKGTMSTAGSIPMQACPSSESTSDQIVPSSFPVKSSSRSGLLSVARLVKLGRCKNILVVVGAGISTPSGIPDFRTPGTGLYANLEKYNLPYPEAIFNIDYFSNDPQPFFSLAKALYPGCHRPNYIHYFIRMLHHKGLLLRLYTQNIDGLENVCGIPEDKLVEAHGSFATASCHLCYTPYPAEEAKVAIMTDNIPTCSFCAATVKPDVVFFGEDLPQKYFLHTKDFPKADLLIIMGTSLKIEPFASLVNTVRSTVPRLLLNRHAVGPFERVPLRRGDHMELGDLADSVRRFAEILGWSGEIEEMMRTQEKLGIPPVVTHGSSSSSETEDMKTSRPRAEGSCSEDTDSETDSKSSASSRASK, from the exons ATGAACAGGTCCAGGTCCAGTAGGAATAGAAAAGTTCCCCAGCCTCCAGACACCAGATTAACCCGCAGCTCCAGCTCCCAGACCAGGCATCCGGAACCTGCAGAACTCCAGGACTCATGGCAGGGTCCTTGTGGAAAGCAACGAAGGAAGCAGCCTGACTCGGCTCTCGCTCAGGACCTCAGCCTGATCAGTGTGAGCAGACTGGACTCTACAAG tAAAGGAACGATGTCCACAGCTGGCAGTATTCCCATGCAGGCCTGTCCGTCCTCTGAGTCCACATCTGATCAGATCGTTCCATCTTCATTCCCGGTGAAGTCCTCTTCCCGGAGCGGCCTGTTGTCGGTGGCTCGGCTTGTGAAACTGGGCCGTTGTAAGAACATACTGGTGGTGGTAGGAGCAGGAATCAGCACACCCAGCGGCATCCCAGACTTCCG GACTCCAGGAACAGGTCTCTACGCCAACCTGGAGAAGTACAACCTCCCTTACCCTGAGGCCATTTTCAACATCGACTACTTCTCCAACGACCCCCAGCCTTTCTTCTCCTTGGCCAAGGCTTTGTATCCTGGCTGCCACCGTCCCAACTACATCCACTACTTCATCCGCATGCTCCACCACAAAGGTCTGCTGCTCCGGCTATACACGCAGAACATCGATGGGCTGGAGAACG TGTGCGGCATCCCCGAAGACAAACTCGTGGAGGCCCACGGTAGTTTTGCCACAGCGTCCTGCCACCTGTGCTACACGCCGTATCCTGCCGAAGAGGCTAAA GTTGCTATAATGACTGACAACATCCCCACCTGCTCCTTCTGCGCCGCTACTGTCAAAcctgatgttgtgttttttggagAAGACCTcccacagaaatattttctccaCACGAAAGACTTCCCCAAAGCGGACCTTCTCATCATTATGGGGACTTCTTTAAAG atcGAGCCTTTTGCTAGCCTGGTGAATACGGTGCGCTCCACTGTGCCGCGTCTGCTCCTGAACCGGCATGCTGTGGGCCCCTTTGAGAGGGTGCCGCTCCGGAGAGGAGACCACATGGAGCTGGGGGATCTGGCAGACTCGGTCAGGAGGTTCGCAGAGATCCTTGGCTGGAGCGGAGAAATCGAAGAAATGATGAGGACTCAGGAAAAGTTG GGCATCCCTCCTGTGGTAACTCAtggatcatcatcatcatcagagaCTGAAGACATGAAGACATCCAGACCACGAGCTGAAGGAAGCTGCAGCGAGGACACCGACTCAGAAACGGACAGCAAAAGCTCTGCGTCTTCAAGAGCAAGCAAATAA